One segment of Ricinus communis isolate WT05 ecotype wild-type chromosome 8, ASM1957865v1, whole genome shotgun sequence DNA contains the following:
- the LOC8281990 gene encoding beta-glucosidase BoGH3B: MARISIPLLGLFLVLCCFAAADAEYLKYKDPSQPLNVRIRDVMKRMTLAEKIGQMVQLDRSVVTPEIMRDYSIGSILSGGGSVPKEQATPQEWIDMVNSFQNGSLSSRLGIPMIYGIDAVHGHNNVYKATLFPHNVGLGATRDPELVKRIGAATALEVRATGINYVFAPCIAVCRDPRWGRCFESYSENPSVVKSMTEIIPGLQGDSPNKGVPYVGGNDKVAACAKHFVGDGGTTKGINENNTVIDYHGLLSIHMPGYLHSVIKGVSTVMVSYSSWNGIKMHANRDLVTGFLKETLNFRGFVISDWQGIDRITSPAHANYSYSVLKGVSAGIDMVMVPFNHTDFIDILTGFVKNNVIPMSRINDAVRRILRVKFAMGLFENSLADQSFVHHLGSQAHRDLAREAVRKSLVLLKNGQNADTPLLPLSKKAGRILVAGTHANNLGYQCGGWTLTWQGLGGNNNTVGTTILNAISTAVDTSTEIVYSEDPDADFVKANNFSYAIVVVGELPYAETFGDRLNLTIAEPGPTVITNVCGSVKCVVVVVSGRPLVIEPHISPIDALVAAWLPGSEGQGVADVLFGDYGFTGKLPRTWFKYVDQLPMNVGDAHYDPLFPYGFGLTTEPTKQN; the protein is encoded by the exons ATGGCCAGAATCTCTATCCCTTTACTGGGATTGTTTCTAGTATTATGCTGTTTTGCTGCAGCAGATGCAGAGTACTTGAAATATAAAGATCCAAGTCAGCCATTGAATGTTCGTATAAGGGATGTGATGAAGAGGATGACACTCGCAGAGAAGATAGGTCAAATGGTGCAATTAGACCGATCTGTTGTAACTCCTGAAATAATGAGGGATTACTCCATTGGTAGTATACTAAGTGGTGGAGGGAGTGTGCCAAAGGAACAGGCCACTCCACAAGAGTGGATTGATATGGTTAATAGTTTTCAAAATGGTTCTCTTTCTAGCCGTCTTGGTATTCCTATGATATATGGTATTGATGCCGTTCATGGCCACAACAACGTCTACAAGGCCACACTATTTCCACATAATGTGGGTCTTGGAGCCAcaag GGATCCTGAACTGGTGAAGAGAATTGGTGCTGCAACTGCTCTTGAAGTTAGAGCTACTGGCATTAATTATGTCTTCGCTCCATGCATTGCG GTTTGCAGAGATCCAAGATGGGGTAGGTGCTTTGAGAGCTACAGTGAGAACCCCAGCGTAGTTAAGTCAATGACAGAGATTATACCTGGACTACAAGGCGATTCTCCGAATAAGGGTGTTCCTTATGTGGGTGGAAA TGATAAAGTGGCGGCCTGCGCAAAGCACTTTGTTGGCGATGGAGGCACGACTAAAGGCATCAATGAGAACAATACTGTGATTGATTACCATGGATTGCTAAGCATTCACATGCCAGGTTATTTGCATTCTGTTATCAAAGGTGTTTCGACAGTCATGGTTTCCTACTCAAGCTGGAACGGAATAAAGATGCATGCTAATCGTGACCTTGTCACAGGGTTTCTCAAGGAAACCCTTAACTTCAGG GGATTTGTCATATCAGATTGGCAGGGTATAGATAGGATTACTTCACCTGCTCATGCAAACTATTCATACTCAGTTCTGAAAGGAGTTTCAGCAGGAATCGACATG GTCATGGTTCCGTTCAATCACACTGACTTCATAGATATCCTGACCGGCTTTGTCAAGAACAATGTCATTCCCATGAGTCGTATTAATGATGCTGTTAGAAGGATTTTGAGAGTGAAATTCGCTATGGGTCTATTTGAGAATTCCTTGGCTGATCAGAGCTTTGTACACCATCTTGGAAGCCAG GCTCATAGAGATTTAGCAAGGGAAGCTGTAAGGAAGTCACTTGTCCTTTTAAAGAATGGACAGAATGCGGATACTCCATTGCTACCTCTCTCCAAAAAAGCAGGCAGGATTCTGGTAGCCGGAACACATGCCAACAATTTGGGTTATCAATGTGGTGGTTGGACTCTCACTTGGCAGGGACTTGGCGGCAACAACAACACCGTTG GAACCACAATTTTGAATGCCATATCAACTGCTGTTGATACCAGCACAGAGATCGTCTACAGCGAAGACCCTGATGCTGATTTTGTCAAGGCGAACAATTTCTCCTACGCCATTGTTGTTGTGGGTGAACTCCCTTACGCTGAGACCTTCGGTGACAGGTTGAACCTGACCATTGCTGAACCAGGCCCTACCGTGATTACCAACGTCTGCGGCAGCGTGAAGTGCGTTGTGGTTGTAGTTTCGGGGCGGCCTCTAGTGATCGAGCCTCACATTTCTCCAATTGATGCCCTTGTTGCTGCATGGCTGCCAGGAAGTGAAGGCCAAGGAGTTGCTGATGTGCTTTTCGGAGATTATGGATTTACGGGGAAGCTGCCTCGCACTTGGTTTAAGTATGTAGATCAACTTCCAATGAACGTTGGCGATGCTCATTATGATCCTCTCTTCCCCTATGGCTTTGGCCTCACAACAGAACCTACAAAACAAAACTAG